A region of the Mycobacterium sp. NBC_00419 genome:
AACGTCGAACTCCTCGCCGATGTGGTCAACCGGGTGTGGTTCCTCGATGCGGTGCGCGGCGAGGCCGACGTCTACAACATGGGTTGGCAGAAGTACCTCGACGCCCGCAGCACCGACGAGCAGCGCCGCCGCCGCGAACGTGCCAACGCCGAGAAGAAGGCCTCCGCGCTGCGCACCCAGGCCGCCAAGATGGGCGCCAAAGCCACCAAAGCCGTTGCCGCACAGAACATGCTGCGCCGTGCCGAGCGCATGATCTCCGAACTCGACGCCGAGCGGGTGGCCGACAAGGTCGCCAAGATCAGGTTCCCCACGCCGGCGGTCTGCGGGCGGACGCCGTTGGTGGCCAAGGGGTTGACCAAGACGTACGGCTCGTTGGAGATTTTCACCGGCGTCGACCTGGCGATCGACAAGGGTTCGCGCGTCGTCGTGCTCGGTCTCAACGGTGCGGGCAAGACCACGCTGCTCCGGATCCTGGCAGGCGTGGAGAAAGCCGATGCCGGTGCCATCGAACCGGGTCACGGGCTCAAGCTCGGCTACTTCGCGCAGGAACACGACACCATCGACGGCGGCGCGACGGTCTGGGAGAACATCCGCCACGCGGCGCCCGACACCGGCGAGCAGGAGCTGCGTTCACTGCTCGGCGCGTTCATGTTCAGCGGTCCGCAACTCGACCAACCGGCGGGCACGCTGTCCGGCGGCGAGAAGACCCGGCTCGCGCTGTCCGGCCTCGTCGCTTCCACCGCCAACGTGCTGCTGCTCGACGAACCGACCAACAACCTGGACCCGGCATCCCGCGAGCAGGTGCTCGATGCCCTGCGCAGCTACGTCGGCGCGGTTGTCCTGGTCACACACGACCCCGGCGCCGCCGAGGCGCTGGACCCGCAGCGGGTGGTCCTGCTGCCCGATGGCACCGAGGACTACTGGTCGGACGACTACCGGGACCTCATCGAGCTCGCCTGACAACGGGCGCAAACCGTTTCGGCCGTTTCGGCCACATCCCCGATGAGCACTTCTACGCTGTGGAGCGTGGGGGCAGCTGAACCGGGGAGGGTGTCGATGAGAAAGCCGAACCAAGCTCGTGACCAGATGGTCAACGACTTGCGCCATGCGTATGAGGGTGGTGCCAGTATTCGAACCCTGGTCGCGTCCACCGGCCGGTCGTACGGCTCCATCCACGCGATGCTGCGCGAGTCGGGCGCCGCGATGCGCAGCCGCGGCGGCCCCAACCACCGGACCCGCGCGCGCTAGTCGGTGTCGGCCCGCACGGAGGCCTCGACCACGTCGAGAACCGCCGACAGACGGGCCGGATCCTCACCCGCAGCCAACCGGGCCACCAGCCCGTCGAGCACCAGATCCAGGTAGCACTGCAACACATCCCTGGGCACGTCGTCGCGTAGCCGGCCGGCCTGCTCCTGCCGGTGCAGCCGGTCGCTGGTGGCCGCCGACAACTCCGCGGAACGCTCTGCCCAGCCCCGGTTGAACACCGGGTCGTTGCGCAGCTTGCGGGCGATCTCCAAACGCGTTGCCAGCCAATCGAATTGGTCTGGCGCAGCGAGCATGTCCCGCATCACCTGGATCAGGCCCTCGCGCGAGGCCACCTCGGCCATCCGCTCGGCGTCCTCGCGGGCCAGCTCGAAGAACAACGTGTCCTTGTCGCGGAAGTGGTGAAAGATCGCACCACGCGACAGACCGATGGTCTGTTCGAGCCGGCGCACGGTCGCCTTGTCATACCCGTACTGGGCGAAGCAGCGTCGTGCGCCGGCGAGGATCTGGCGGCGGCGGGCCGCCAGATGATCCTCGCTGACCCGGGGCATCTCCTGGTCCGATCGATGTCCGGTCTAGCCGGCCCGCAACATGTTGCGCAGTACGTACTGCAGGATCCCGCCGTTGCGGTAGTAGTCCGCCTCGCCGGGGGTGTCGATGCGCACCACCGCGTCGAACTCCACCGCACTCCCATCGGCCTTAGTCGCCTTGACGTGCACCGTCTTCGGCGTCTTGCCCGTGTTGAGTTCCTCGATCCCGGTGATGTCGAAGACCTCGGTGCCGTCGAGCTTGAGGGAGGCCGCCGACTCCCCGGCGGGGAACTGCAGCGGGATCACACCCATGCCGATCAGATTGGAGCGGTGGATGCGCTCGAAGGACTCCGTGATCACCGCCCGCACCCCGAGAAGGCTCGTGCCCTTGGCCGCCCAGTCGCGCGACGAGCCGGAGCCATACTCCTTGCCGCCCAACACCACCAGAGGGATTCCCGCCTTCTGGTAGTTCTGCGAGGCGTCGTAGATGAACGCCTGCGGGCCGTCGGGCTGGGTGAAGTCGCGGGTGTAGCCGCCGGAGACATCGTCGAGCAGTTGGTTCTTCAACCGGATGTTCGCGAACGTGCCGCGGATCATCACCTCGTGGTTACCGCGCCGGGAGCCCAGCGAGTTGAAGTCCTCGGGCTTGACGCCATTGGCTTCGAGGTACTGGGCGGCCGGGGTGCCCTTCTTGATGCTGCCGGCCGGCGAGATGTGGTCTGTGGTGACCGAATCACCAAGCAGAGCAAGAACTCTCGCGCCGGTGATGTCGTTGACCGGTTGCGGATCGGCCGGCATCCCGTCGAAGTACGGCGCCTTGCGCACGTAGGTCGAGGCGTCATCCCACTCGAAGGTGTTGCCCGCCGGCGTCGGCAGGTTGCGCCAGCGCTCGTCGCCCTTGAAGACGTCGGCGTAGCTGCTGGTGAACATGTCGCGGTTGATCGAGGAGGCGATGGTGTCCGCGATCTCCTTCTGGGTGGGCCAGATGTCCTTGAGGAACACGTCGTTGCCGTCGGTGTCTTTGCCCAGGGGATCGGACTCGAAGTCGAAGTCCATAGTGCCCGCGATGCCGTAGGCGATGACCAGCGGCGGGGACGCCAGGTAGTTCATCTTGACGTCGGGGGAGATGCGGCCCTCGAAGTTCCGGTTGCCCGAGAGCACCGCGGTCACCGAGAGGTCGTTGTCGTTGATGGCCTTCGAGATCTCCTCGGGCAGCGGACCGGTGTTGCCGATGCACGTCGTACAGCCGTAGCCGCCCAGGTAGTAGCCGAGCTTCTCCAGGTACGGCCACAGGCCGGCCTTGGTGTAGTAGTCGGTGACCACCTGCGAGCCGGGTGCCATGTTGGTCTTGACCCACGGCTTGGAGGTCAGCCCCTTCTCGACGGCCTTCTTGGCCAGCAGTGCCGCGCCGAGCATCACCGACGGGTTGGAGGTGTTGGTGCACGAGGTGATACCGGCGACCACGACCGCGCCGTGGTCGAGCACGAACTCGCCGTGCTCGGCCGTCTTCACGAAGACCGGCTTGGACGGCCGGCCCGAGGAGCCGTTGGCGGCCGAAGGCCGCGCATCGACCGCGCCGTCGTCGGCGAAGGACAGCGACACCGGGTCGCTGGCCGGGAACGACTCCTCGACGGCCTCGTCCAGCTTGGTCTCCGGCGCCGGGTGGTTCTCCTCGACGTAGTTGTGGATGTCCTTGCGGAACGCGGTCTTGGCGTCGGTGAGCTCGATGCGGTCTTGCGGACGCTTGGGCCCGGCGATCGACGGCACCACGGTGGACAGGTCCAGCTCCAGGTACTCGGAGAAGGCCGGCTCCTTGTCGGCGTCGTGCCACATGCCCTGTTCCTTGGCGTAGGCCTCGACCAGGGCCAGCTGCTCCTCGGTGCGCCCGGTCAGCCTCAGGTAGTTGATGGTCTCCTCGTCGATCGGGAACATCGCTGCGGTCGAACCGAATTCGGGGCTCATGTTGCCCAGCGTGGCGCGGTTGGCCAGCGGCACCTCCGCGACGCCCTTGCCGTAGAACTCGACGAACTTGCCGACCACACCGTGCTTGCGCAGCATGTCGGTGACGGTGAGCACGACGTCGGTGGCGGTGACGCCCGGCTTGATCTCACCGGTCAGCTTGAAGCCGACGACGCGGGGGATGAGCATCGACACCGGCTGGCCCAGCATGGCGGCCTCGGCCTCGATACCGCCGACGCCCCAGCCGAGCACGCCCAGGCCGTTCTCCATCGTGGTGTGGCTGTCGGTGCCGACGCAGGTGTCCGGGTAGGCGACCTGGATCTCATCCCGCCCAGCTCCGCCCGCCCGACCGCGCGTCATCACGACGCGGGCCAGGTATTCGATGTTGACCTGGTGCACGATGCCGGTGCCCGGGGGAACCACCTTGAAGTCGTCGAACGCGCCCTGGCCCCAGCGCAGGAACTGGTAGCGCTCGCCGTTGCGCTGATATTCGAGTTCGACATTGCGCTCGAACGAGTCTGCGCCGCCGAAGAAGTCGAGGATCACCGAGTGGTCGATGACCATCTCGGCGGGGGAGAGCGGGTTGACCTTGTCCGGGTCGCCGCCGAGTGCGGTGACGGCCTCACGCATGGTGGCCAGGTCGACGATGCAGGGCACACCGGTGAAGTCCTGCATCAGCACGCGGGCGGGGGTGAACTGGATCTCGATGCTCGGCTCGGCCGAGGGATCCCAATTGGCGATCGCCTGGATGTGGTCTTTGGTGATGTTGGCGCCGTCTTCGGTGCGAAGCAGGTTCTCCGCGAGCACCTTGAGGCTGTAGGGAAGCTTCTCGGTGCCGGGTACCGCGTCGAGACGGTAGATCTCGTAGCTGTTGTCGCCGACCTTCAGGGTGTCGCGCGCTCCAAACGAATTCAGTGAATCATTGCTGCTCACATCAACTCCCGGCGTTGTCTTCGATGCCGACGGGCTGTGTCGACACCGGTCTCGATACTAACAGTACGTTTGTCCTGCAAAGCTGGTGGGCTCCTGTCGGCGCACGCCGGTGGAGCCTGGTACCAGTCTTGTCGCACTCGGCGCGTGGTGCCACCCCGAACGTCCTCGCGAGGTACGGTCTGGGATCGTGACGATTCCGCACGCGCCGACATATATACCGGTGGAAGTGTGCAGCAGTGTCGGGCTCGACCCGGCAACGCCGCTGGACCAATGCATGGCCACCGTGCAAGCCGATGTGGCCAAGGACGGGGTGGCCGCGCCTGCCGCGGATGCCGGGGAACTGCAGAAGATCGTCGCGGCGGCCAAGCAGAAGGGCATCGACCTCAAGGTCGTCGTGATGGAGAAGAGCCCGCCCATCGACACCCCGTTGCGCGATATCGCCACTGAGATCGGTCAGGCCAACCCCGACTCCACGGTGCTCGTCCTGAGCCCCGGCTGGGCCGGCACGTACAGCTCCGGTTTCGACCGGGTGATCCTCGAGGCCGGCCAGGATGTGGCCAAGGTGGCGCCGAACCCGGTGGTCGGGACGCAGGCATTCGTCGACCAGTTGGAAACGCCCGATTTCTCCTGGATGGGATTAACGGTCGCATTGGTCGTCGGGGTCGCCGCAGCGGCGGTATTGACCCGAGTTCTGCAGCGTCGAGCGGCGCATACGCGAAATAGCGAAAGCGCTCCTGAGCTGCGAAAATAGCCAACTCTGGCAAATCAATAAGATTACTTTTCGGCAACATCCCGTAAATGACAAAGATGTAATTCTTGTGTGAAGTTTCCCTTGCGACAAATGTGACGTACGGTGCAACTGTCGCCATTGTTATTGATGAGGCTCAAGTGACATCTGTTACTGGCGGGACTGCATGTGTGGAGTAAAGGGGACCAGAGTCGAATGAGAAGTTCCGATCGCGGCTCTCGCGTCCAGCCGGCGTTTCGTATCGCGAAACCGATCTGCCCGCTGGTGCTCAGCGTCGGGCTGATGCTCAGCATGCCGGGCGTGGCACAGGCCGAGCCGAGCCCGGGGCCTAACTCCCTGGCGGCGCTCATCGCCGACGTCGCACAGGCCAACCAGCGCCTCGACGACATCGGCGCCCAGGTGCAGCTCCAGCAGGAGAGCGTCAACAAGGCGATCGTCGACGTCCAAGACGCACGGGACGCCGCCACCACCGCTCAGCAGCAGGTCACTGCCAGCCAGGATGCGGTCAAGGCCGCCGATGCCGCGATCGGCGACGCCCAGAAGCGGTTCGACACCTTCGCCGCGGCCAGCTATATCAACGGGCCCTCGGCCTCGTTGGTCATGGCTACCGACCCCGACCAGATCATCTCCAGCGCGGCGGCCAGCCAAACCCTGGCGGTCAGCGCCCAGCAGGTCATGACCGACCTGGAGCGGGCCCGCACCGAAGTGATCAATAAGGAATCCGCGGCGCGACTGGCCAAGCAGAAGGCCGACCAGGCCGTGGTGGACGCCGAGGCCAGCCAGACCGCGGCGGTCACGGCGCTGACCGAGGCGCAGAAGACATTCCGGGCCCAGCAGGCCCAGATCGACCAGCTGGCTGCCGAGCGCAGGACCGCGCAGCAGAAACTCGACGCCGCCCGTCAATGGTCGGCGTCCGCCGCCTCGCCGGCGGCCGCCCCCGCCGCGGTACCGCAGGCGGCGGCACCGGGCGCGGGTGGCTCGGGGGACCGGTGGGATCCGGCAGCGGCGGGTTCGTCCGCCGCTCCCGGCGACGTGAAGGTGCCCTACGGCAAGGCCTCGGAATGGGATCTCACCCTGCCTGCGGTGCCCAGCGCCTTCATGTCCGGTGACCCCATCCAGATCATCAACGCCGTGCTGCAGATCGCGCAGAGTTCGCTGCAGACCACGCAGCAGCTCGGCCGCAGCTTCCTGGAGAAGCTGGGCATCCTCAAGCCCACCGACACCGGCATCACCAACGGCGCGATCCCGTACGTCTACGGCTCACAGGCCGTCGAGTACGTCATCAAGCGCGGCATGTCGCAGATCGGTGTGCCCTACTCGTGGGGCGGCGGCACCGCCGCAGGCCCGGGTCGTGGCATCGACTCCGGCGCAGGCACGGTGGGCTTCGATTGCTCCGGTCTGATTCTGTACGCATTCGCCGGCGTGGGCATCAAGCTGCCGCACTACTCCGGCTCGCAGTACAACATGGGCACCAAGATCCCGACGGCCCAGATGCGTCGCGGTGACGTGATCTTCTACGGCCCCGGCGGCAGCCAGCACGTCACGCTCTACCTCGGCAACGGCCAGATGCTGGAGGCGCCCTACACCGGCTCGACGGTGAAGGTCTCGCCCGTGCGTACCAGCGGCATGACGCCCTACGTCATTCGCTACATCAATTAGTGACGGAGTAATCCCATGTCTCGCAATGCCTCTCGACGCCTCCGCGTCGTCGGGACGATCCTGACCGCACTGGCTCTGGTACTCGGTTTCGCCAGTCCCGCCCAGGCGGACCCGGGCGAGTGGGACCCGACGCTGCCCAAGATTCTCAGCGCGGGGGCGCCCGGTGATCCGGTTGCCATCGCCAATGCCTCACTGCAGGCCACCCAGCAGGCCGCCCAGGCCACGATGGACCTGGGCCGCAAGTTCCTGTCCGGTCTCGGATTCGGCGGCGGGTCGCCCACCGCGCTGGCGGGCGGGCGGGTCAGCGGGCCCCAGGCGATCGAGTACGTCATCGCCCGCGGCGGCTCCCAGCGCGGGGTGCCCTACTCGTGGGGCGGCGGTGCGGTCAACGGGCCCAGTGCCGGCGTGGAACAAGACGCCGGAAAGATCGGCTATGACTGCTCGGGCTTCGTCCGCTACGCCTACGCGGGCGTGGGCGTACTGCTGCCCAAATACTCCGGCGATCAGTACACC
Encoded here:
- a CDS encoding ABC-F family ATP-binding cassette domain-containing protein gives rise to the protein MITATDLEVRAGARTLLLAEGPALRVQPGDRIGLVGRNGAGKTTTMRILAGEGEPYAGTVVRSGEIGYLPQDPREGDLDMLARDRVLSARGLDTLVADLEKQQALMAEVVDDAARDKAVRRYGVLEERFASLGGYAAESEAGRICASLGLPERVLTQPLRTLSGGQRRRVELSRILFAASDTGSGSATTLLLDEPTNHLDADSIGWLRTFLHNHTGGLVVISHNVELLADVVNRVWFLDAVRGEADVYNMGWQKYLDARSTDEQRRRRERANAEKKASALRTQAAKMGAKATKAVAAQNMLRRAERMISELDAERVADKVAKIRFPTPAVCGRTPLVAKGLTKTYGSLEIFTGVDLAIDKGSRVVVLGLNGAGKTTLLRILAGVEKADAGAIEPGHGLKLGYFAQEHDTIDGGATVWENIRHAAPDTGEQELRSLLGAFMFSGPQLDQPAGTLSGGEKTRLALSGLVASTANVLLLDEPTNNLDPASREQVLDALRSYVGAVVLVTHDPGAAEALDPQRVVLLPDGTEDYWSDDYRDLIELA
- a CDS encoding helix-turn-helix domain-containing protein, whose amino-acid sequence is MRKPNQARDQMVNDLRHAYEGGASIRTLVASTGRSYGSIHAMLRESGAAMRSRGGPNHRTRAR
- a CDS encoding TetR/AcrR family transcriptional regulator is translated as MPRVSEDHLAARRRQILAGARRCFAQYGYDKATVRRLEQTIGLSRGAIFHHFRDKDTLFFELAREDAERMAEVASREGLIQVMRDMLAAPDQFDWLATRLEIARKLRNDPVFNRGWAERSAELSAATSDRLHRQEQAGRLRDDVPRDVLQCYLDLVLDGLVARLAAGEDPARLSAVLDVVEASVRADTD
- a CDS encoding aconitate hydratase, with product MSSNDSLNSFGARDTLKVGDNSYEIYRLDAVPGTEKLPYSLKVLAENLLRTEDGANITKDHIQAIANWDPSAEPSIEIQFTPARVLMQDFTGVPCIVDLATMREAVTALGGDPDKVNPLSPAEMVIDHSVILDFFGGADSFERNVELEYQRNGERYQFLRWGQGAFDDFKVVPPGTGIVHQVNIEYLARVVMTRGRAGGAGRDEIQVAYPDTCVGTDSHTTMENGLGVLGWGVGGIEAEAAMLGQPVSMLIPRVVGFKLTGEIKPGVTATDVVLTVTDMLRKHGVVGKFVEFYGKGVAEVPLANRATLGNMSPEFGSTAAMFPIDEETINYLRLTGRTEEQLALVEAYAKEQGMWHDADKEPAFSEYLELDLSTVVPSIAGPKRPQDRIELTDAKTAFRKDIHNYVEENHPAPETKLDEAVEESFPASDPVSLSFADDGAVDARPSAANGSSGRPSKPVFVKTAEHGEFVLDHGAVVVAGITSCTNTSNPSVMLGAALLAKKAVEKGLTSKPWVKTNMAPGSQVVTDYYTKAGLWPYLEKLGYYLGGYGCTTCIGNTGPLPEEISKAINDNDLSVTAVLSGNRNFEGRISPDVKMNYLASPPLVIAYGIAGTMDFDFESDPLGKDTDGNDVFLKDIWPTQKEIADTIASSINRDMFTSSYADVFKGDERWRNLPTPAGNTFEWDDASTYVRKAPYFDGMPADPQPVNDITGARVLALLGDSVTTDHISPAGSIKKGTPAAQYLEANGVKPEDFNSLGSRRGNHEVMIRGTFANIRLKNQLLDDVSGGYTRDFTQPDGPQAFIYDASQNYQKAGIPLVVLGGKEYGSGSSRDWAAKGTSLLGVRAVITESFERIHRSNLIGMGVIPLQFPAGESAASLKLDGTEVFDITGIEELNTGKTPKTVHVKATKADGSAVEFDAVVRIDTPGEADYYRNGGILQYVLRNMLRAG
- a CDS encoding Rv1476 family membrane protein, coding for MTIPHAPTYIPVEVCSSVGLDPATPLDQCMATVQADVAKDGVAAPAADAGELQKIVAAAKQKGIDLKVVVMEKSPPIDTPLRDIATEIGQANPDSTVLVLSPGWAGTYSSGFDRVILEAGQDVAKVAPNPVVGTQAFVDQLETPDFSWMGLTVALVVGVAAAAVLTRVLQRRAAHTRNSESAPELRK
- the ripA gene encoding NlpC/P60 family peptidoglycan endopeptidase RipA, producing the protein MRSSDRGSRVQPAFRIAKPICPLVLSVGLMLSMPGVAQAEPSPGPNSLAALIADVAQANQRLDDIGAQVQLQQESVNKAIVDVQDARDAATTAQQQVTASQDAVKAADAAIGDAQKRFDTFAAASYINGPSASLVMATDPDQIISSAAASQTLAVSAQQVMTDLERARTEVINKESAARLAKQKADQAVVDAEASQTAAVTALTEAQKTFRAQQAQIDQLAAERRTAQQKLDAARQWSASAASPAAAPAAVPQAAAPGAGGSGDRWDPAAAGSSAAPGDVKVPYGKASEWDLTLPAVPSAFMSGDPIQIINAVLQIAQSSLQTTQQLGRSFLEKLGILKPTDTGITNGAIPYVYGSQAVEYVIKRGMSQIGVPYSWGGGTAAGPGRGIDSGAGTVGFDCSGLILYAFAGVGIKLPHYSGSQYNMGTKIPTAQMRRGDVIFYGPGGSQHVTLYLGNGQMLEAPYTGSTVKVSPVRTSGMTPYVIRYIN
- the ripB gene encoding NlpC/P60 family peptidoglycan endopeptidase RipB, with amino-acid sequence MSRNASRRLRVVGTILTALALVLGFASPAQADPGEWDPTLPKILSAGAPGDPVAIANASLQATQQAAQATMDLGRKFLSGLGFGGGSPTALAGGRVSGPQAIEYVIARGGSQRGVPYSWGGGAVNGPSAGVEQDAGKIGYDCSGFVRYAYAGVGVLLPKYSGDQYTAGRHVAPSQAKRGDLIFYGPGGTQHVTIYLGNGQMLEASSAAGQVTVSPVRTAGMSPYLTRIIET